The following coding sequences are from one Paenibacillus stellifer window:
- a CDS encoding metal-sensing transcriptional repressor — MEHESGIHEDDYEHKYRKQIVNRLAKIEGHVRAVKEMTAGDRDCSEVLLQIAAVQKALDKAAKLLLKDHLENCVVKAVHHGNESRVLEDLNKALDNYIR, encoded by the coding sequence ATGGAGCATGAATCCGGCATACATGAAGACGATTATGAGCACAAGTACCGGAAACAGATCGTCAACCGACTGGCGAAGATCGAAGGCCATGTGCGGGCTGTGAAAGAAATGACCGCAGGCGACAGGGACTGCTCGGAGGTGCTGCTGCAGATTGCCGCCGTGCAGAAAGCGCTGGACAAGGCGGCCAAGCTGCTTCTCAAGGACCATTTGGAGAACTGCGTGGTCAAAGCTGTTCATCATGGCAACGAATCCAGAGTTCTGGAGGACCTCAACAAGGCTTTGGACAATTATATCCGGTGA